One window from the genome of Macrobrachium nipponense isolate FS-2020 chromosome 49, ASM1510439v2, whole genome shotgun sequence encodes:
- the LOC135205241 gene encoding uncharacterized protein LOC135205241, with translation MPVKASQMRRTSTDSDRSLTPSQIQMYVQVGTRWDKCTPLLEAGNVTGDPLYRNGSSYSCPNLAPSTRKNSIISARKPSDVATLALYRSSPLSAGAAFPLRWSTNFSYQGDRRASLGPNQDRGESRRLSAPCRGTPDCSSASPPTDTPFEHHMSKRDSRKMQDLEITPSAKGVSFLKVPAQSSTSSPHGSLSPVSPKTFFHLHESSHQQLSENPTEVILNLDTLADHLAKLEENEQDIKSRFQTFQDGAKTTQIPQNSSWFQQPGQKLADVTRIPVGTCTDANSCLGEENDVFASDVHTDVESIDSGGEDDDVDSRRLKRGYERHTKSALTDNEKDTGRQNSRHSNKNSAVPQAFRKERECQDGSQTGSLESRKNSSVAHPKSRHFSDAQITNVERSCLFLDGNICQVIDGLFLGNIKAAYCEPLLCKLDIECVVDLSDVMPAQVPSASKSICPCTCPLETAHLRTRLCINIPNSEEIDIMQYADDINRFIEGSLNQGKNVLIHSFHGKSRAPAVIIQYLMTMYKMSFSRAFSLVKSAFPEVSLNGGFHKNLQRLDRRLSAGSSNSLNLSGTPKSRSAWN, from the exons ATGCCTGTGAAGGCTTCCCAAATGAGGAGGACCAGCACTGACTCTGATCGTTCACTGACGCCGTCTCAGATTCAG ATGTACGTCCAGGTGGGAACACGCTGGGACAAGTGCACTCCTCTTCTTGAAGCAGGGAACGTGACTGGGGATCCTCTGTACAGGAATGGTTCCTCATATTCCTGTCCTAATCTAGCACCGAGTACGCGGAAGAACAGCATCATA AGCGCCAGAAAGCCATCTGATGTGGCGACCCTTGCACTGTACAGATCATCGCCCCTTTCAGCTGGTGCGGCCTTCCCTCTGCGATGGTCGACTAATTTTAG CTACCAAGGAGATCGCAGGGCTTCGTTGGGCCCAAACCAAGATCGAGGAGAATCAAGGCGCCTTTCGGCACCTTGCAGGGGCACCCCAGACTGCTCATCGGCCTCTCCCCCAACAGATACCCCCTTTGAGCACCACATGTCGAAGAGGGATTCAAGGAAGATGCAGGACTTGGAAATCACACCATCTGCCAAAGGAGTCTCTTTCTTAAAG GTACCAGCCCAGTCCAGTACTTCATCACCTCACGGTTCCTTGTCGCCAGTGAGTCCGAAAACGTTCTTCCATCTTCACGAATCTTCTCACCAACAACTCTCGGAAAACCCAACTGAAGTCATTCTCAACCTTGATACATTG GCTGACCACCTCGCTAAGCTTGAAGAAAACGAGCAAGACATAAAAAGCCGATTCCAGACATTCCAGGATGGGGCCAAAACAACCCAGATTCCACAAAATTCATCTTGGTTCCAGCAACCCGGTCAAAAACTTGCTGATGTGACTCGAATCCCTGTAGGGACGTGTACTGATGCCAATTCTTGTCTCGGTGAAGAGAATGATGTTTTCGCTAGTGATGTCCATACTGATGTTGAATCTATTGACTCTGGAGGTGAAGATGATGACGTTGATAGCAGGAGACTCAAAAGAGGTTATGAAAGACACACAAAAAGTGCATTAACGGACAATGAAAAGGACACAGGCAGACAGAATTCTAGACACAGCAACAAAAATTCTGCTGTTCCACAAGCCTTCAG gaaagaaagagagtgTCAAGATGGCAGCCAGACAGGCAGTCTCGAATCGAGGAAGAATTCGTCAGTAGCCCATCCCAAATCTCGACATTTCAGTGACGCTCAGATCACGAATGTGGAGAGGAGCTGTCTCTTTCTGGACGGGAATATATGCCAG GTTATCGACGGCCTCTTCCTGGGGAACATCAAAGCCGCCTACTGTGAACCTCTGCTCTGTAAACTGGACATCGAGTGCGTTGTAGATCTCTCTGACGTGATGCCAGCTCAGGTGCCTTCGGCCAGCAAGTCCATCTGTCCCTGTACGTGTCCCCTGGAAACGGCTCACTTGAGAACTAG gctCTGTATCAACATCCCCAACTCAGAGGAAATCGACATCATGCAGTATGCAGATGACATCAACCGGTTCATCGAAGGATCGCTCAATCAAGGCAAGAATGTCCTCATCCACAGCTTTCATGGGAAAAGCAGGGCGCCTGCTGTCATCATCCAGTACCTAATGACG ATGTACAAAATGTCCTTCAGCAGAGCCTTCTCCCTTGTGAAGTCTGCCTTCCCCGAAGTGTCCCTCAACGGAGGCTTCCACAAAAACCTGCAGAGGCTAGACAGACGCCTCTCTGCAGGGAGTTCAAACTCCCTTAACCTCTCAGGGACTCCAAAGTCTCGGAGTGCCTGGAACTAA
- the LOC135205173 gene encoding uncharacterized protein LOC135205173, whose amino-acid sequence MVCFICGHNLPFTIVDHVVNLCKAMFPDSDIAQAMCMKKTKCTELTKVLGMCMTNDLASRLRENKVSLIIDESTDISTMKCLTIVVKFFHKDMKTFKTGTLQLINMYDENDEMVGSTGENLFRLIMNTLQSYNIPLENFVGFAADGAANIMGGNNSISSSFREEFPGIAIFKCICHSVHLCASEAVKYLPRHCEDLVRNIYTHFAHSAKRKHELKLAQTFLDLKPHKILHPCATRWLSLHAAVERVVEQWSALKLYFSKIEAQQRLKSIEFIVQNLRDPSVFLYLNFLNFILPKFSRLNLMFQQDAPTIHLLHEHIIQLCKTLLRYFCCSDVVDKVDLVAFDPSLAVNHMPLHHIYLGSEVHGLLQMDEYT is encoded by the coding sequence ATGGTATGCTTCATCTGTGGACATAATTTGCCATTCACAATCGTCGACCACGTGGTAAATCTATGCAAGGCTATGTTCCCTGACTCCGACATTGCTCAAGCAATGtgcatgaaaaaaacaaaatgcacaGAGTTAACAAAAGTTCTAGGTATGTGTATGACAAATGACTTGGCCAGTAGACTAAGAGAAAACAAAGTCTCCCTTATCATTGATGAAAGCACTGACATTAGCACGATGAAATGTCTGACAATAGTTGTTAAATTTTTTCACAAAGACATGAAAACTTTCAAAACAGGCACTCTGCAACTCATCAACATGTATGACGAAAATGACGAAATGGTAGGATCAACAGGGGAGAACTTGTTTAGATTGATCATGAACACCTTGCAGTCCTATAACATACCTTTAGAAAATTTTGTTGGCTTCGCTGCTGATGGAGCAGCGAATATTATGGGAGGTAACAATTCAATTAGCAGTAGTTTTAGGGAGGAATTTCCAGGGATAGCTATTTTCAAATGTATTTGTCATAGTGTTCATTTATGTGCTTCAGAAGCAGTCAAATATTTACCAAGGCATTGCGAAGATCTCGTAAGAAATATTTATACACACTTTGCCCATAGTGCAAAACGGAAGCATGAACTGAAACTTGCCCAAACATTTCTTGACCTAAAGCCACACAAAATTTTACATCCATGTGCTACACGGTGGTTATCGTTGCACGCAGCAGTTGAACGTGTAGTCGAACAATGGAGTGCTTTGAAGCTCTATTTTTCTAAAATTGAGGCGCAGCAAAGACTAAAATCAATTGAATTCATTGTTCAAAATTTAAGGGATCCATCCGTCTTTCTGTACCTaaactttttaaatttcattcttcCTAAATTTAGCAGACTCAATCTTATGTTTCAGCAAGACGCTCCAACCATTCATTTGCTTCATGAACATATTATTCAGCTTTGCAAGACTCTATTAAGATATTTTTGCTGCAGTGATGTTGTGGACAAGGTCGACCTTGTAGCCTTCGATCCAAGTTTAGCTGTAAATCACATGCCACTTCATCACATATATTTGGGATCAGAGGTTCATGGTCTTCTGCAAATGGATGAGTATACGTAG